A section of the Humulus lupulus chromosome 2, drHumLupu1.1, whole genome shotgun sequence genome encodes:
- the LOC133817111 gene encoding transcription termination factor MTERF5, chloroplastic isoform X2, with amino-acid sequence MTMRYFCAIRSAPFIPLPSESFNSSRTRVASSRKVFFCHAKFDSGIEGTVSLKMVSPTLLAAEKEEAKAVLTLFLKKQGLSNVVAARTINKSDSFIEHLISRLHVVHKSRYLVGRELTTLEIREALIPYLETLHEENGNLIVEVVESFPNPPVKEKPVSPVSPSDTPDTPVTPITSANSKKLKAVSRVSETDLDGNLRPNILYLQELGLDLDQIKGITRRFPSFAYYSLEGKIKPVVEFLLDLGVPKSDIPNILYKRPQLCGISLHENIRPTMKFLESLGVDKTQWAKVIYRFPALLTYSRQKMQAAVDFLYEIGLSKENIGKVLTRWPNVTSYSVEDKLQPTAKYFRSLDVDVSVLVLRAPQTFGLSIEANLKPITEFFLENGYTKEEVGTMISRYGALYTFSLTGNLIPKWKFFLTMDYPKSELVKFPQYFGYSLEERIKPRYALMKECGVTLLLNQLLSLSRSNFDKALEAKIKKLVPDEDQSS; translated from the exons ATGACAATGAGGTATTTCTGCGCAATTCGATCTGCCCCGTTTATACCTCTACCCAGTGAAAGTTTCAACTCTTCAAG GACTCGAGTGGCTTCCAGTAGAAAAGTCTTCTTCTGTCATGCAAAGTTTG ATTCTGGGATAGAGGGTACGGTTAGTTTAAAAATGGTATCTCCAACTCTTCTAGCGGCAGAAAAAGAAGAAGCCAAGGCTGTCTTAACCTTGTTCTTGAAAAAACAAGGTTTGAGTAATGTTGTTGCTGCAAGAACCATCAATAAGTCAGACTCCTTTATTGAACACCTAATCTCAAGGCTTCATGTTGTTCACAAATCTCGTTATCTAGTAG GAAGGGAGTTAACAACCCTTGAGATCAGGGAGGCTCTTATTCCTTACCTTGAAACCCTTCATGAGGAGAACGGAAATCTTATAGTAGAAGTGGTCGAAAGCTTTCCAAACCCACCTGTTAAAGAAAAACCCGTTTCACCTGTTTCTCCTTCTGATACACCCGATACACCTGTTACACCCATTACATCTGCCAACAGTAAGAAGTTGAAAGCCGTATCCCGAGTGAGTGAGACAGACCTAGACGGGAATCTTCGACCTAACATCCTCTACCTCCAAGAGCTTGGCTTGGATCTTGATCAGATTAAAGGAATTACACGAAGATTTCCCTCTTTTGCATACTACAGCTTGGAGGGAAAAATAAAGCCAGTAGTTgagtttcttcttgatcttggtGTGCCAAAATCAGATATTCCCAACATCCTTTACAAGAGGCCTCAGTTGTGTGGAATCAGTCTCCATGAAAATATTAGACCTACCATGAAGTTCTTAGAGAGTTTGGGGGTGGACAAGACACAATGGGCAAAAGTGATTTACCGCTTTCCAGCTTTGCTCACTTATAGCAGGCAGAAGATGCAGGCCGCTGTAGATTTTCTTTACGAGATCGGCCTGTCCAAAGAGAACATAGGTAAGGTTCTAACACGTTGGCCAAATGTTACAAGTTATAGTGTGGAGGACAAGTTACAGCCTACTGCCAAGTATTTTCGCTCATTAGACGTTGATGTTTCCGTCCTTGTTCTTCGAGCTCCACAAACTTTTGGTCTAAGTATTGAGGCAAATTTGAAGCCCATCACAGAATTTTTCTTGGAGAATGGATACACCAAGGAGGAAGTCGGGACCATGATTTCAAGATATGGAGCATTATACACTTTCAGCTTGACCGGGAACTTGATTCCAAAGTGGAAGTTTTTCTTGACCATGGACTATCCAAAATCAGAGCTTGTCAAATTCCCTCAATATTTTGGTTACAGCTTGGAAGAAAGGATCAAACCCAGGTATGCACTTATGAAGGAATGTGGGGTGACATTACTACTGAACCAGCTATTGTCACTATCGCGTAGTAATTTTGACAAGGCATTAGAGGCGAAAATAAAGAAGCTAGTTCCAGACGAAGATCAAAGTTCTTAA
- the LOC133817112 gene encoding uncharacterized protein LOC133817112, with protein MAIFLRRSFSFRNVLLIRSSALHVRDFSHLISSDYGVCNSETRRILTLPAIDFIREGRRGFAKGRKSKDDSAASSVEVLPDMGPTIKSNATSQMEAAIAALSGELTKLRTGRASAGMLDHIIVDTGDVKLPLNQIAVVSVIDSKTLSINPFDPTALKSMESAIVSSPLGLNPRVDGERLIAVIPPLTKEHIQAVCKVVMKSCEDARQSIRRARQKAMDTIKKLQSSYPKDDLKRLEKEVEELTKKFIKTAEDLSKAKEKEITS; from the exons ATGGCGATCTTTCTTAGACGATCGTTCTCATTTAGAAACGTCCTTCTCATTCGGAGCTCCGCTCTGCACGTTAGAGATTTCTCGCACTTGATCAGCTCGGACTATGGCGTCTGCAACTCCGAGACACGGAGGATTCTCACTCTTCCGGCTATTGATTTCATCAGAGAAGGTCGCAGAGGATTCGCCAAAGGCCGCAAGTCAA AGGATGATTCTGCTGCGAGTTCAGTTGAAGTATTACCAGATATGGGGCCGACGATTAAGTCCAATGCAACCTCACAGATGGAAGCGGCCATTGCTGCATTATCAGGGGAGTTAACCAAACTCCGAACTGGAAGGGCATCCGCAG GAATGCTCGACCACATTATAGTGGACACTGGTGATGTGAAGTTGCCTTTGAATCAGATAGCTGTTGTTTCGGTCATTGACTCTAAAACCTTATCGATAAATCCTTTTGATCCCACT GCTCTGAAAAGCATGGAGAGCGCCATCGTTTCGTCTCCCTTGGGGCTGAATCCCAGGGTGGATGGTGAGCGCTTGATTGCAGTTATTCCTCC ATTGACCAAAGAACATATTCAG GCTGTATGTAAAGTGGTTATGAAGTCTTGTGAAGATGCCAGACAAAGTATTAGAAGGGCTCGTCAAAAG GCAATGGATACAATAAAGAAATTGCAATCAAGTTACCCCAAAGATGATTTAAAAAGATTGGAGAAAGAG GTTGAAGAGTTGACCAAAAAGTTCATCAAGACAGCAGAGGACCTATCCaaggcaaaggagaaggagatcaCAAGCTAA
- the LOC133817111 gene encoding transcription termination factor MTERF5, chloroplastic isoform X1, translating into MTMRYFCAIRSAPFIPLPSESFNSSRTRVASSRKVFFCHAKFADSGIEGTVSLKMVSPTLLAAEKEEAKAVLTLFLKKQGLSNVVAARTINKSDSFIEHLISRLHVVHKSRYLVGRELTTLEIREALIPYLETLHEENGNLIVEVVESFPNPPVKEKPVSPVSPSDTPDTPVTPITSANSKKLKAVSRVSETDLDGNLRPNILYLQELGLDLDQIKGITRRFPSFAYYSLEGKIKPVVEFLLDLGVPKSDIPNILYKRPQLCGISLHENIRPTMKFLESLGVDKTQWAKVIYRFPALLTYSRQKMQAAVDFLYEIGLSKENIGKVLTRWPNVTSYSVEDKLQPTAKYFRSLDVDVSVLVLRAPQTFGLSIEANLKPITEFFLENGYTKEEVGTMISRYGALYTFSLTGNLIPKWKFFLTMDYPKSELVKFPQYFGYSLEERIKPRYALMKECGVTLLLNQLLSLSRSNFDKALEAKIKKLVPDEDQSS; encoded by the exons ATGACAATGAGGTATTTCTGCGCAATTCGATCTGCCCCGTTTATACCTCTACCCAGTGAAAGTTTCAACTCTTCAAG GACTCGAGTGGCTTCCAGTAGAAAAGTCTTCTTCTGTCATGCAAAGTTTG CAGATTCTGGGATAGAGGGTACGGTTAGTTTAAAAATGGTATCTCCAACTCTTCTAGCGGCAGAAAAAGAAGAAGCCAAGGCTGTCTTAACCTTGTTCTTGAAAAAACAAGGTTTGAGTAATGTTGTTGCTGCAAGAACCATCAATAAGTCAGACTCCTTTATTGAACACCTAATCTCAAGGCTTCATGTTGTTCACAAATCTCGTTATCTAGTAG GAAGGGAGTTAACAACCCTTGAGATCAGGGAGGCTCTTATTCCTTACCTTGAAACCCTTCATGAGGAGAACGGAAATCTTATAGTAGAAGTGGTCGAAAGCTTTCCAAACCCACCTGTTAAAGAAAAACCCGTTTCACCTGTTTCTCCTTCTGATACACCCGATACACCTGTTACACCCATTACATCTGCCAACAGTAAGAAGTTGAAAGCCGTATCCCGAGTGAGTGAGACAGACCTAGACGGGAATCTTCGACCTAACATCCTCTACCTCCAAGAGCTTGGCTTGGATCTTGATCAGATTAAAGGAATTACACGAAGATTTCCCTCTTTTGCATACTACAGCTTGGAGGGAAAAATAAAGCCAGTAGTTgagtttcttcttgatcttggtGTGCCAAAATCAGATATTCCCAACATCCTTTACAAGAGGCCTCAGTTGTGTGGAATCAGTCTCCATGAAAATATTAGACCTACCATGAAGTTCTTAGAGAGTTTGGGGGTGGACAAGACACAATGGGCAAAAGTGATTTACCGCTTTCCAGCTTTGCTCACTTATAGCAGGCAGAAGATGCAGGCCGCTGTAGATTTTCTTTACGAGATCGGCCTGTCCAAAGAGAACATAGGTAAGGTTCTAACACGTTGGCCAAATGTTACAAGTTATAGTGTGGAGGACAAGTTACAGCCTACTGCCAAGTATTTTCGCTCATTAGACGTTGATGTTTCCGTCCTTGTTCTTCGAGCTCCACAAACTTTTGGTCTAAGTATTGAGGCAAATTTGAAGCCCATCACAGAATTTTTCTTGGAGAATGGATACACCAAGGAGGAAGTCGGGACCATGATTTCAAGATATGGAGCATTATACACTTTCAGCTTGACCGGGAACTTGATTCCAAAGTGGAAGTTTTTCTTGACCATGGACTATCCAAAATCAGAGCTTGTCAAATTCCCTCAATATTTTGGTTACAGCTTGGAAGAAAGGATCAAACCCAGGTATGCACTTATGAAGGAATGTGGGGTGACATTACTACTGAACCAGCTATTGTCACTATCGCGTAGTAATTTTGACAAGGCATTAGAGGCGAAAATAAAGAAGCTAGTTCCAGACGAAGATCAAAGTTCTTAA